Proteins co-encoded in one Quercus robur chromosome 8, dhQueRobu3.1, whole genome shotgun sequence genomic window:
- the LOC126696168 gene encoding F-box/kelch-repeat protein At3g06240-like codes for MKFNYTKAKLPNRSRLQIVGCCNGLLCLYDLDSTKSLYVVNPMTGDYVHSPPKLKMERRHVTKVGAVQGFGFGPVTNQYKVIRVIKKKVSHPNEHYESLGEIFTPGTNRWRRIGKPPFPANKEFYGVPLNGAIHWIANDEIPNSKLICAFDIDSEKLRPISLPPDFDKNPEGMMLGIFGSFLYICNIYSDLNLDIWVMKIYGVEESWTKQVVIARNSLEPDFREIRPMMILKDGNVLILRDDKNLELYDPRLKKFGKIEIKGISSIWDAVTYVASYGSLRDIVKRECVRDLYVKSK; via the coding sequence ATGAAATTCAATTACACCAAGGCAAAACTTCCAAACCGTTCTCGCTTGCAAATAGTGGGCTGTTGTAATGGTTTGCTTTGTTTGTATGATTTAGATTCCACAAAAAGTTTGTATGTTGTCAATCCTATGACTGGTGATTACGTTCATTCTCCTCCGAAACTCAAGATGGAAAGACGACATGTCACAAAGGTTGGGGCGGTTCAAGGGTTTGGTTTTGGTCCAGTAACCAATCAATACAAGGTGATAAGAGTTATTAAGAAGAAGGTGTCTCATCCTAATGAACACTATGAGTCATTGGGCGAAATTTTCACTCCTGGAACTAACAGGTGGAGGAGAATAGGGAAACCCCCATTCCCGGCTAATAAGGAATTCTATGGCGTTCCGCTCAATGGTGCTATTCACTGGATTGCCAATGATGAGATCCCTAACTCAAAATTAATATGTGCTTTTGACATTGATAGTGAAAAACTAAGGCCAATTTCGCTGCCTCCTGACTTTGACAAAAACCCGGAAGGGATGATGCTGGGGATTTTTGGGAGTTTTCTCTATATATGTAACATTTATTCTGATCTCAATCTTGATATCTGGGTGATGAAGATATATGGAGTAGAGGAGTCATGGACTAAGCAAGTTGTAATCGCTAGAAACTCACTTGAGCCAGATTTTCGTGAAATTAGACCGATGATGATTTTGAAGGATGGAAACGTTTTGATCTTACGTGATGACAAGAATTTGGAGTTGTATGATCCAAGATTGAAGAAATTTGGCAAAATCGAGATAAAAGGAATTTCGTCCATCTGGGATGCTGTCACTTATGTTGCAAGCTATGGTTCACTAAGGGACATTGTGAAGAGAGAATGTGTTAGGGATCTATATGTCAAGTCAAAGTGA